The Tautonia plasticadhaerens nucleotide sequence AAACCAGCTCGCTGATCGCCGAGCCGCCGTCGACGATCTTCATGGGCCGGCCGAGCGGGGTGGTGTACTCGGTGTCGACGTTGATCCCCAGCGCGGTGCACATGGTGGCGATCAGGTCCATGACGCCGACCTGGCGGTCGACCACGTCGATGCCGTCGGGGTCGGTGGCGCCGACGACCTGGCCGCCCTTGATCCCGGCGCCGCCGAGGACCACCGACCAGCTCCTCGGCCAGTGGTCCCGGCCGCCGTTCTGGTTGATCCGGGGGGTGCGGCCGAATTCTCCCATCCAGACGACCAGGGTGTCGTCCAGCAGGCCGAGCCGCGCGAGGTCGGCGACGAGGGTTCCCATGCCCTGGTCCAGCTCGGGGAGCCGTTGCTCCCGGAGGGTCCGGAAGATGTCGTCGTGGTTGTCCCAGCCCCCGAGGCCGACCTCGGCGAACGTCACCCCGGCCTGGACCAGCCGGCGGGCCATCAGGCAGCCGGCGCCGAAGCCGTTGCGGCCGTAGGCGTCCCGGACGGCGTCGGGCTCCTCGTCGAGCTTGAAGGCCCGGGTGTACGAAGAGTTCATCATCTTCAGGGTCTTGCCGTAGATATCCCGATGTCCCTTGGCGGCGACGCCCCGGTTCTGGCCGATGAAGCGGTCCTCGACCAGGCCGAGCATCTGGATCCGGCGGTTCATCCGGGCGGCGTCGACGGCGGGGCGGAGGTTCTCGATCCGGCCGTTCGGGTTGTTCACCACGAACGGGGCGTGGGCCATGCCGAGGAACCCGGCCGACTCCCCGGGCCGGTTGATCGAGACGACGTGAGGGAGGGGAAATTCGTCGCCGAGCTGGGAGCCCAGCTCGAACGAGCAGACCGAGCCGAGGCTCGGGTGCACCACCGTCGGGTTCGGCTGGTAGCCGGTGTGCATCAGGTAGGTGCCGCGGTCGTGGTTCCCCTCGCTGGTGGAGAGCGACCGGACGATGCTCAGGTGGTGCATCTGCCGGGCGACGGTCGGCAGGTGCTCGCTGATCCTCACGCCGGGGGCGCTGGTGTCGATCGGCTTGAACTCGCCGCCGTTGCGGGGGCTCTCGGGCTTCAGGTCCCAGGTGTCGAGCTGGCTGGGCCCGCCCCCCATCCAGAGCAGGATGCAGCGCTTCTGGGTCTTGCGGAGCTGCTGGGCGTTGGCCCGAAGGGCGCCGAGGAAGCTGGCCGCGGGCAGGCTCAGCGACGTGGCGGCCAGGTGCCCGAGGAAGTGACGGCGGGACATGCCCCGAGGGGCCTGAAGGCGGTCGAACATCGGTCGAGTCCTCCCCCCGGCCGCCCGGGGCGTCGGGTCGGGGCGATCAATGGTTCAGGACGAATTCGTTCGAATTCAGCAGCGCCCAGAAGATGTCCTCCATGACCGCGACCCCGTCCGGGCCCTGCCGCAGCATCGCCTGGGCGGCGGCGGCCTCCGTGCTGCTCGGCGGTCGGCTCAGGGCGGCGAGATAGAGCCGGTCGACGACGAAGTCGGCCGAGGCCCCCCGCCTCCTCGCCTCGTCGAGCAAGTCTTTCAGGAAGCTGCCCGGCGTGCAACTGGTGGCCTCGGTGATCAGGTCGCCGTTCATCATCATCAGGGCCTGGGGGATGGTGCCCTGGAAGCTCGTCCCCTCGTTCACCTCGTCGTTGGAGAAGGTGAAGGTGAACTGGCGGAGCCAGCGGTCCCGGCGGGCGTCGGAGTCCCCCCCGGCCCCGGACTGATGGGCCTGGGTGGCGGTCAGCAGCGACTCGAACAGTTGCTCCGGCGTCAGGGGCTTCAGCGCCATGTGGCTGAAATACGTCTCGTCCCGCTCGTTGTCCGGGGTCCGGACGCTGGAGAGGTGGTACGCCCGGCTGGAGGTGATCCGGCGGATGAGCTGCTTGATGTCATAGCCCGACGCCTCGAAGTCGGCGGCGAGGTGGTCGAGCAGCTCGGGGTTGCTGGGCGGGTTGTGGTCGCCGAAGTCGTCGATCGGGTGGACGATCCCACGGCCCATCAGGTGGCCCCACATCCGGTTGACGAAGGCCCTCGCGAACTGGTCGTTGCCCGGCTCGGTGACGAAGGTCCCCAGCTCCTTGCGGCGGTCGGCGTCGGTTCCCTGGCTGATCTTCCGGCCGTCGAGGTAGGTGGGGAAGGCGATCCGGATGGTGCCGTCGCGGCGATCGAAGCGGGCGAAGGCGTCGGTCGGGTCGTCGAACAGCTCGTAATAGGCCGTCTCCTCGGCCCCGCCGGCGCCGACCCGGCCGACCTCGCGGGTGCGGACGCCCCGGAAGAAGGCGTTGATCCCCCAGAAGTCGGCCTGCTTCCAGTCGTTCGAGGGGTGGTCGTGGCACTGGGTGCACTGGATCTGCTGGCCGAGGAAGACCCGGGTGGTGACCGACGTCAGCGGGACGGCGTCGAACTCCAGGTGGGCCATCGCGAAGTTGGTGGCGCCGTTCTCGGCGGTGTTCGGGCCGGTGGCGGTGATCAGCTCCCGGGCGATCTCGTCCCAGGGCTTGTTGGCGGCGAACTGCGTCCGCAGCCAGGCCCGGAGCGCGGGCCGGTCGACCGAATTCCCCTGGTCCCCCCGGCCGATAAGAGCGACGCTCCAAAGGTTGCCGAAGTGCCGGGCGTAGTCGGGGTGGTCGAGTAGGTAGGAGACGAGTTTGGCCCGCTTGCCCGGATCCGAGCCGTCGAGGAAGCCCCTGGCCTCCTCCAGGGACGGGATCCGGCCCACGAGGTCGAGGTACGCCCGGCGCAGGAATTCGCCGTCCGGGGCCAGCGAGGAGGGGGAGACGCCGGCCGCCTCCCAGCCCTCCCGGACCAGCCGGTCGACGGCGGACGTCGGGGGATCGGCCGGGCCCTCGTCGGCCGGGCTCGACGCGCCGAGCCCGAGCGCCAGCGCGGCCGCCAGCGAGGCCGGGAGGCGGCCGCCCGGGGACATCGATCGCACCAATCGGCTCGTCGTCATGGCGTGCACTCCTCCGCCCTCCCGAGCCGATCCCGGCGGGTGGGCCGAACGTGGCGACGATCGACTCGGCATCTGAAGCAGGATAAGGCGACCCGGGACGGCCGGTCAAACCGGTCGAGGCAGGGCGAGGGGACGTGCTTCGACCTCGGGGGCCGGGCGGAGACGATCGCGGGGAGGCGCAACGCTCCCCTGCCATTCTACGCGAGGATCGACCACGCGTGACCCGTTTCGCTCATCCGGGGATGGATCCGGCGGCCGGGCCGGTCCGCCGGGTGTCGAGGCCCCCGCCCGGGCCGTCCCCCGATCGCCGGGGGCCCGCCGGGGGATCATCGGGGCGAGGCGGCGGTCAGGCGCTCTCCCGGTGGTATTGCAGCTCGATGAGGCGTCGGAACAGGTCGGAGCCCCGGCTCAGCTCCGCCTCGGTGCCGACCGCCTCGATCCTCCCCTCGTTCATCAGGACGATCCGGTCGGCGAACTGGAGCGAGCCGAGGTTGTGGGTGATCAGGAAGGTGGTCCGACCCCGGGAGAACTCCTCAATGGCCCTCCGGATCAGGGCCTCGTCCTGGATGTCGACGGCGCTGGTCGCCTCGTCGAGGATGAGGATCGCCGGATCCCGGAGCATCGCCCGGGCCAGGGCGATCCGCTGCCGCTGGCCGCCGGAGAGGCCCGCGCCCCGCTCGCCGATCATCGTGTCGTAGCCCTCGGGCATGCTCGCGATGAACTGGTGGGCGTAGGCCCGTCGGGCGGCCTCCTCGATCTGCGAGCGGCTGGCGAACGGGCTGCCGTAGGAGATGTTGTTGGCGATCGAGTCCTCGAAGAGGATCGTCTCCTGGATCACCATGCCGATCTGCATCCGGAGGCTCCGCAGCGAGACCTCCCGCAGGTCGCGGCCGTCGATCCGGATCGTCCCCCGTTGCACGTCGTAGAACCGGGGCAGCAGGTTCATCAGGGTCGACTTGCCGCAGCCGTTCGGGCCGACCAGGGCGATCGTCTCGCCGTGCCGGACCTCCAGGTCCAGGCCCCGGAGGACCGTCGCCCGGTCGTCGTAGGAGAAGTGGACGTCCTCGAAGTCGATCCGCATCCGGTGCCGGGGCATCCGGACGGCCCCCGGCCGGTCGATCACCACCGGCTCCCGGTCCATCAGCGAGCAGATGCGGTCCGAGGCCGCCGCCGCCCGCTGGATCTTCGAGTGCACCGTCGAGAGCTTCCGGAGCGGGTCGGAGACGCCGGCGAGCATGACGTAGAGGGTCAACAATTGCTCGATCGTCATCGGGTCCGAGGCCAGCTGGATCCGCATCGGCCCCAGTTGCAGCGAGGTCGACTCCCGGAGCACCAGGTACGCCCCCGACATCAGGGCGATCGACACCGTCGACAGGGCCAGCAGCTCCAGCACGGGGTCGCTCATCGCCTCGATCGTCGCCACCCGCACCCGCTTCTTGTAGAGCGCCTTGGACTCCAGGTAGAACCGCCGGCGCTCCCGGCGCTCCATCGTGTAGGCCTTGACCAGCTTGATCCCCTGGAACGTCTCCTGGAGGATCTTGTAGATGTTCGACATGCTCTCCAGGGACCGCCGGATGGCCCGCTTCATCAGCTTGCCGACGCGGACGGTGGTCATCGCCGAGACGGGCACCAGCACCAGCGCCAGCAACGTCAGCCGCCAGTTCAGCCAGAGCGCCCCGCCGAGGCAGGCGAGGATCCGCAGTGGCTCCCGGACCACCTTGCTCAGCAGCACGACGAGCCCCTGGCTCACCGAGTCGAGGTCGCTGGTGAACCGGGCCATCAGGTCGGCCGTCCCCTGCTGGCCGAAGCTGCCGAGGTCCAGGGCGAGCGTCCGGCGGAAGAACCGCTTGCGGATGTCGAAGATCGACAGCTGCATGATGTTCGCCACCAGGTATTCCTGGCCGAACATGAAGACGCCCTTGATCGCCACGCCGACCATGACGATCCCGAGCAGGACGGCGAGCGTCCGGAAGTTGTCCTCCGGGAGCCAGCGGTCGGCCAGGGGCGCCGCGATTCGGAAGCGGGACTCCCAGCGGAGGGCCCCCTTGAGCTCCCCGCGCCAGGATCGCCCCCGGCGGTCGAGCGCAGAGGGGCCGCCTTCCTCGAGCAGACGGGAGGCGGACCCTAGCTCGTCGAAGCGTGCCTCGGCGACCCGGTAGGCGCGCTCCAGCTCCAGGTAGCGTTCGTGCCGCTCCGCGGGGATCGGCGGGCGCTTGCCGACGGACGTGGCGTGGAACTCCTCGGGGACCTCCTCGAAGTAGCTGTTCCAGGCATGCTGATACGCCGCCTTGATCCCCTCCACGTACGCCTCGGGCACCCCGTCGTCGCCGTGGCTCCGGACGACCGCGAGCTCGGCCAGCCGTGCGCGCAACGCGTCCGCCTCGGTCTCGTGCAGCTC carries:
- a CDS encoding DUF1501 domain-containing protein is translated as MFDRLQAPRGMSRRHFLGHLAATSLSLPAASFLGALRANAQQLRKTQKRCILLWMGGGPSQLDTWDLKPESPRNGGEFKPIDTSAPGVRISEHLPTVARQMHHLSIVRSLSTSEGNHDRGTYLMHTGYQPNPTVVHPSLGSVCSFELGSQLGDEFPLPHVVSINRPGESAGFLGMAHAPFVVNNPNGRIENLRPAVDAARMNRRIQMLGLVEDRFIGQNRGVAAKGHRDIYGKTLKMMNSSYTRAFKLDEEPDAVRDAYGRNGFGAGCLMARRLVQAGVTFAEVGLGGWDNHDDIFRTLREQRLPELDQGMGTLVADLARLGLLDDTLVVWMGEFGRTPRINQNGGRDHWPRSWSVVLGGAGIKGGQVVGATDPDGIDVVDRQVGVMDLIATMCTALGINVDTEYTTPLGRPMKIVDGGSAISELV
- a CDS encoding DUF1549 and DUF1553 domain-containing protein, producing the protein MTTSRLVRSMSPGGRLPASLAAALALGLGASSPADEGPADPPTSAVDRLVREGWEAAGVSPSSLAPDGEFLRRAYLDLVGRIPSLEEARGFLDGSDPGKRAKLVSYLLDHPDYARHFGNLWSVALIGRGDQGNSVDRPALRAWLRTQFAANKPWDEIARELITATGPNTAENGATNFAMAHLEFDAVPLTSVTTRVFLGQQIQCTQCHDHPSNDWKQADFWGINAFFRGVRTREVGRVGAGGAEETAYYELFDDPTDAFARFDRRDGTIRIAFPTYLDGRKISQGTDADRRKELGTFVTEPGNDQFARAFVNRMWGHLMGRGIVHPIDDFGDHNPPSNPELLDHLAADFEASGYDIKQLIRRITSSRAYHLSSVRTPDNERDETYFSHMALKPLTPEQLFESLLTATQAHQSGAGGDSDARRDRWLRQFTFTFSNDEVNEGTSFQGTIPQALMMMNGDLITEATSCTPGSFLKDLLDEARRRGASADFVVDRLYLAALSRPPSSTEAAAAQAMLRQGPDGVAVMEDIFWALLNSNEFVLNH
- a CDS encoding ABC transporter ATP-binding protein, with the protein product MKNFARLVRFAWPYRGRFALSLGCAVMVALLWFSELGAVFPLLKILLGGENVQGWVSDQIELHETEADALRARLAELAVVRSHGDDGVPEAYVEGIKAAYQHAWNSYFEEVPEEFHATSVGKRPPIPAERHERYLELERAYRVAEARFDELGSASRLLEEGGPSALDRRGRSWRGELKGALRWESRFRIAAPLADRWLPEDNFRTLAVLLGIVMVGVAIKGVFMFGQEYLVANIMQLSIFDIRKRFFRRTLALDLGSFGQQGTADLMARFTSDLDSVSQGLVVLLSKVVREPLRILACLGGALWLNWRLTLLALVLVPVSAMTTVRVGKLMKRAIRRSLESMSNIYKILQETFQGIKLVKAYTMERRERRRFYLESKALYKKRVRVATIEAMSDPVLELLALSTVSIALMSGAYLVLRESTSLQLGPMRIQLASDPMTIEQLLTLYVMLAGVSDPLRKLSTVHSKIQRAAAASDRICSLMDREPVVIDRPGAVRMPRHRMRIDFEDVHFSYDDRATVLRGLDLEVRHGETIALVGPNGCGKSTLMNLLPRFYDVQRGTIRIDGRDLREVSLRSLRMQIGMVIQETILFEDSIANNISYGSPFASRSQIEEAARRAYAHQFIASMPEGYDTMIGERGAGLSGGQRQRIALARAMLRDPAILILDEATSAVDIQDEALIRRAIEEFSRGRTTFLITHNLGSLQFADRIVLMNEGRIEAVGTEAELSRGSDLFRRLIELQYHRESA